One genomic region from Mesorhizobium terrae encodes:
- a CDS encoding UTP--glucose-1-phosphate uridylyltransferase, which translates to MKKVRKAVIPVAGLGTRFLPATKAMPKEMLTVVDRPVVQYAVDEALEAGIEHIVFVTGRNKHVIEDYFDIQPELVETLARSGKNEQLASLTRMQPQPGTVSFTRQQAPHGLGHAVWCARDIVGDEPFALLLPDMVSFGERGCLAGVIDLYNETGGNVVAVEQCDPLETGSYGIVGKGANVGDGFVITEMVEKPAPEVAPSNHYINGRYVLQPEVFDILATQERGKGNEIQLTDAMVRLSASQKFYASPFEGRMFDCGSKDGFIQANVAFALAREDMRDLVFEPIEEMIALQARSRRAA; encoded by the coding sequence ATGAAAAAGGTGAGAAAAGCGGTGATACCGGTTGCCGGTCTCGGCACACGGTTTCTGCCAGCCACGAAGGCGATGCCGAAGGAAATGTTGACGGTGGTGGATCGCCCCGTCGTGCAATATGCCGTCGACGAGGCACTGGAGGCTGGCATCGAGCACATCGTCTTCGTCACCGGTCGCAACAAGCATGTGATCGAGGACTATTTCGACATCCAGCCGGAGCTGGTGGAGACGCTGGCCCGTTCGGGCAAGAACGAGCAGCTCGCCTCGCTGACCCGTATGCAGCCGCAGCCGGGAACCGTCTCGTTCACCCGCCAACAGGCGCCGCACGGCCTCGGCCACGCCGTCTGGTGCGCGCGCGACATCGTCGGCGACGAGCCTTTTGCCCTGTTGTTGCCCGACATGGTCTCCTTCGGCGAACGCGGCTGTCTTGCCGGCGTCATCGACCTCTACAACGAGACCGGCGGCAATGTCGTCGCCGTCGAGCAATGCGACCCGCTGGAGACCGGCAGCTACGGCATCGTCGGCAAGGGCGCCAACGTCGGCGACGGCTTCGTCATCACGGAGATGGTCGAGAAGCCGGCACCCGAGGTCGCCCCTTCCAACCATTACATCAACGGCCGCTACGTGCTGCAGCCGGAAGTGTTCGACATTCTGGCCACGCAGGAACGCGGCAAGGGCAACGAGATCCAGCTTACCGACGCCATGGTGCGGCTGTCGGCCAGCCAGAAATTCTACGCATCCCCATTCGAGGGCCGCATGTTCGATTGCGGCTCGAAGGACGGCTTCATCCAGGCCAACGTCGCCTTCGCGCTGGCCCGCGAGGACATGCGCGACCTGGTCTTCGAGCCGATCGAGGAGATGATCGCCTTGCAGGCACGCAGCCGCCGGGCGGCCTGA
- a CDS encoding polysaccharide biosynthesis tyrosine autokinase — MPPEARSDFIDLDALLAAARRQARLAGLFALAGLILGVAYLVVTPPQYTASTRILLDDSLTRFAQDKQPTQAGTQADSMVLSEVEILKSSRLARAVVVAEKLQANEAFLNPPRSPLGWLKSTAKSLAGFFSSGSEDEPGSVENAKIGRAIGLLQDGLNAERVGRSLVIDLSFTASDPKLAGSIARAYANAYLSDHLDANFDATQRATVWLQGRLDELRQNSQKAALEVEQFRTAHGLTAASGQLMSDQQLSDLNKQLILAQADTANAFARYNQFKSIVDSGSDNAVKNATIPQEKGAGGNNSSVINDMKSRYLNISKREQDISSRFGQDHPQAVALRREQADLTNQIFAELQRLTESYRNEYQVAKSREDSLRSNVGDLAGQNSQTSEAQVELRDLEQKSQALNTLYQSFLSRYQEASQQRSFPIAEARVISQAGNPVSASSPRKAMVLGLSVVLGLFAGALAGAVQEFRERFFRTGEDVRDVLDLNFLGYLPAIGGQYADARPRAQPAEDDTARPASAETVTPRILRVAINQPASSFAETLRSVKLASDVVLHRTAGKVIGFVSVLPREGKTTVAANFAGLLAANGSRTLLIDADLRNPGLSRGLSLTPDKGLVEALVGEQRWQSACLVDRKTKLVILPAVVRRRMSHTSELISGPAMASLIEEARKSFDYVVVDLPPLGPVVDAKAFAPLADGFVLVAEWGATPRVLVRSALQADRQIAAKTLGVVLNRTDMKKLAHYGLFGGAEHYLDRYASYYVEQTVAEPDPKRMETA, encoded by the coding sequence ATGCCCCCGGAAGCTAGGTCCGATTTCATCGACCTCGACGCCTTGCTGGCGGCGGCGCGCCGTCAGGCACGGCTGGCCGGACTGTTCGCGCTGGCCGGCCTGATACTCGGCGTCGCCTATCTGGTGGTGACGCCGCCGCAATACACGGCCTCGACACGCATTTTGCTGGACGACAGCCTGACCCGTTTCGCGCAGGACAAGCAGCCGACGCAGGCCGGTACCCAGGCCGATTCCATGGTGCTGTCGGAGGTGGAAATCCTGAAATCCAGTCGCCTCGCCCGTGCTGTCGTGGTCGCGGAGAAGCTGCAAGCCAATGAAGCCTTCCTCAACCCACCGCGCTCGCCGCTCGGCTGGCTGAAGTCGACTGCAAAGAGCCTTGCCGGCTTCTTCTCCTCGGGCTCGGAGGACGAGCCCGGTTCCGTCGAGAACGCCAAGATCGGCCGTGCCATCGGCCTGTTGCAGGACGGGCTCAACGCCGAACGCGTCGGGCGCAGCCTCGTTATCGACCTGTCGTTTACCGCCAGCGACCCCAAGCTCGCCGGCTCGATCGCGCGCGCCTATGCCAACGCCTATCTGTCGGACCATCTCGACGCCAATTTCGATGCCACCCAGCGCGCCACGGTCTGGCTGCAGGGCCGCCTCGACGAGCTGCGCCAGAATTCCCAGAAGGCGGCGCTGGAGGTGGAACAGTTCCGCACCGCCCATGGGCTGACCGCCGCCAGCGGCCAGCTGATGTCGGACCAGCAGCTCTCCGACCTGAACAAGCAGCTCATCCTGGCGCAGGCCGACACCGCCAACGCCTTCGCCCGCTACAACCAGTTCAAGTCGATCGTCGACAGCGGGTCCGACAACGCCGTCAAGAACGCCACGATCCCGCAGGAGAAAGGCGCCGGCGGCAACAACAGCAGCGTCATCAACGACATGAAGTCGCGCTATCTCAACATCAGCAAGCGCGAGCAGGACATCTCCAGCCGCTTCGGCCAGGACCATCCGCAGGCGGTGGCGCTGCGCCGCGAACAGGCCGACCTGACCAACCAGATCTTCGCCGAGCTGCAGCGCCTGACCGAGAGCTACCGCAACGAATATCAGGTCGCCAAGTCGCGCGAGGATTCGCTGCGCAGCAATGTCGGCGACCTCGCCGGACAGAATTCGCAGACGAGCGAAGCGCAGGTCGAATTGCGCGACCTCGAACAGAAATCGCAGGCGCTGAACACCCTCTACCAATCCTTCCTGTCGCGTTACCAGGAAGCCTCGCAGCAGCGTTCCTTCCCGATCGCCGAGGCGCGCGTCATCTCGCAGGCCGGCAATCCTGTCTCGGCCTCCAGCCCGCGCAAGGCGATGGTGCTCGGCCTGTCGGTGGTGCTCGGCCTGTTCGCCGGCGCGCTGGCCGGTGCCGTGCAGGAATTCCGCGAACGCTTTTTCCGCACCGGCGAGGACGTGCGCGATGTGCTCGATCTCAATTTCCTCGGCTATTTGCCGGCGATCGGCGGGCAATATGCCGACGCGCGCCCGAGAGCCCAGCCGGCGGAGGATGACACGGCCCGGCCGGCCAGCGCCGAGACCGTCACCCCGCGCATCCTGCGGGTCGCCATCAACCAGCCGGCCTCGTCTTTCGCCGAGACGCTGCGCAGCGTCAAACTGGCGTCCGACGTGGTGCTGCACCGCACCGCCGGCAAGGTGATCGGCTTCGTCTCCGTGCTGCCGCGCGAGGGCAAGACCACGGTTGCCGCCAATTTCGCCGGCCTGCTCGCCGCCAATGGTTCGCGTACCTTGCTGATCGATGCCGATCTGCGCAATCCGGGGCTGAGCCGCGGCCTGTCGCTGACGCCCGACAAGGGCCTGGTCGAGGCGCTGGTCGGCGAACAGCGCTGGCAAAGCGCCTGCCTGGTCGACCGCAAGACCAAGCTGGTCATTCTCCCGGCGGTGGTGCGCCGGCGCATGTCGCACACCAGCGAGCTGATTTCCGGCCCGGCCATGGCCAGCCTCATCGAGGAAGCGCGCAAATCCTTCGATTATGTGGTGGTCGACCTGCCGCCGCTTGGACCTGTCGTCGACGCCAAGGCCTTCGCGCCGCTGGCCGACGGTTTCGTGCTGGTTGCCGAATGGGGGGCGACGCCGCGCGTTTTGGTGCGTTCCGCCCTGCAGGCCGACCGCCAGATCGCGGCCAAGACACTCGGCGTGGTGCTGAACCGGACCGATATGAAGAAGCTCGCCCACTACGGCCTGTTCGGCGGCGCCGAGCACTATCTCGACCGCTACGCCTCCTATTATGTCGAGCAGACGGTTGCCGAACCGGACCCGAAACGCATGGAGACGGCCTGA
- a CDS encoding metallophosphoesterase family protein, with the protein MKAVARFLGLKAGFARPRLPRLRLDMADTAVYAVGDIHGCLDELLALEDVIAADAATLPGRKVVVMLGDYVDRGPASAQVIDHLVAPPPAGLERICLAGNHELAMLDYLEGRRGRFPWLRIGGESTLLSYGIDHRRLVEICRDDRQVDDTIRKSIPATHLAFLRTLPVLVETARYLFVHAGLRPGVPLDKQTDEDLVSIRKAFYERADLMTRYVVHGHTPVEEARRDGMHVNLDTGAFFSGRLTALRIWQDKGRYFSNLPQDA; encoded by the coding sequence ATGAAGGCCGTCGCGCGGTTTCTCGGCCTGAAGGCCGGTTTTGCGCGGCCAAGGCTGCCGCGCCTGCGCCTCGACATGGCCGACACCGCCGTCTACGCGGTCGGCGATATCCATGGCTGCCTCGACGAATTGCTGGCGCTGGAAGATGTGATCGCGGCGGACGCCGCGACGCTGCCGGGCCGCAAGGTCGTCGTCATGCTGGGCGACTATGTCGATCGCGGGCCGGCATCGGCACAGGTCATCGATCACCTGGTCGCGCCGCCGCCGGCGGGGTTGGAGCGGATCTGCCTGGCCGGCAACCACGAACTCGCCATGCTGGATTATCTCGAAGGGCGGCGCGGGCGCTTCCCCTGGCTGCGTATCGGCGGCGAAAGCACGCTTCTGTCCTATGGCATCGACCATCGGCGGCTGGTCGAGATCTGCCGCGACGACCGCCAGGTCGACGACACCATCCGCAAGTCGATCCCGGCGACGCACCTGGCGTTCCTGCGCACGCTGCCGGTGCTGGTGGAAACGGCGCGTTATCTGTTCGTGCATGCCGGCCTGCGGCCGGGCGTGCCGCTGGACAAACAGACCGACGAGGATCTCGTCTCCATCCGCAAGGCCTTTTACGAGCGGGCCGACCTGATGACGCGCTATGTCGTGCACGGCCATACGCCGGTCGAGGAAGCCCGGCGCGACGGCATGCATGTCAATCTCGACACCGGCGCCTTCTTCAGCGGCCGGCTGACGGCGCTGCGCATCTGGCAGGACAAGGGCCGCTATTTCAGCAATCTGCCGCAGGACGCCTGA
- a CDS encoding acyltransferase family protein has translation MMFVHVQPGIAENVHDRDPGFFDLVYFTLSRLVGLSSVSLLSIVSGYFIVASLMKAGTLSLAKSKFKTLIVPLVAWNMAMLVLLTAYGLISGKWQDMPDNTLLGWSNAFFAVTGWPLDVPLWFLRDLFICSLLSPLLLFGLRRFALPTIALLVVYTLFGEDLYLLQRPQLMLFFGLGMWLRIAGTSAQFLDRLALALTAGLVVMVAVFITIRVERILLAEMDAVLRLTLDTSLRITMAGGFWALTGLIRHAGLAPAFSRLEPCAFLLFCSHAILFNFAGIVFRRFFGNYGSDLFPITFFTLPALAMVSAVIGLQLIRRSSLLLFLFNAGHGVPPLREAPPLRNGCATEERKKPGQLGARPLPSESGGG, from the coding sequence ATGATGTTCGTTCACGTGCAGCCCGGCATCGCCGAGAATGTGCATGATCGCGACCCCGGCTTCTTCGACCTCGTCTATTTCACCCTGTCGCGCCTTGTCGGGCTGAGCTCGGTTTCGCTGCTCAGCATCGTCTCGGGCTATTTCATCGTCGCCAGCCTGATGAAGGCCGGCACGCTGTCGCTGGCGAAGTCCAAATTCAAGACGCTCATCGTCCCGCTCGTCGCCTGGAACATGGCGATGCTGGTGCTGCTGACCGCCTATGGGCTGATATCGGGCAAATGGCAGGACATGCCCGACAACACGTTGCTCGGCTGGTCAAACGCCTTTTTCGCCGTCACCGGATGGCCGCTGGACGTGCCGCTGTGGTTCCTGCGCGACCTCTTCATCTGCAGCCTGTTGTCGCCGCTTCTGCTGTTCGGGCTGCGGCGCTTCGCGCTGCCCACCATCGCGCTTTTGGTCGTCTACACGCTGTTCGGCGAGGATCTTTATCTGCTGCAGCGCCCGCAGCTGATGCTGTTTTTCGGCCTCGGCATGTGGCTGCGCATCGCCGGGACGAGCGCTCAGTTCCTCGACCGGCTGGCGCTGGCGCTGACCGCCGGGCTCGTGGTGATGGTCGCTGTCTTCATCACCATCCGGGTCGAACGCATCCTGCTTGCCGAAATGGACGCCGTGCTCAGGCTGACCCTCGACACCTCGCTGCGCATCACCATGGCCGGCGGCTTCTGGGCGCTCACCGGCCTGATCCGGCACGCGGGGCTGGCGCCAGCCTTCAGCCGGCTCGAACCCTGTGCCTTCCTCCTGTTCTGCAGCCACGCCATCCTCTTCAACTTCGCCGGTATCGTCTTCAGGCGCTTCTTCGGCAATTACGGCTCGGACCTCTTCCCGATCACCTTCTTCACGCTGCCCGCGCTGGCGATGGTCTCGGCCGTCATCGGCCTCCAGCTCATCCGCCGATCCTCACTGCTGCTCTTCCTGTTCAACGCCGGCCACGGCGTGCCACCGCTGCGCGAGGCGCCGCCGCTACGAAACGGCTGCGCTACCGAGGAAAGGAAAAAGCCCGGCCAACTAGGCGCGCGGCCGCTGCCGTCTGAAAGCGGGGGAGGTTAG
- a CDS encoding tyrosine-type recombinase/integrase: MAKLTKRIVDAADVREKDYFIWDDELPGFGLRVFASGKRSYLIQYRAAGRTRRYTIGLHGVWTPETARQEAKVQLGRVARGDNPSEERQLDHKAITVKELCALYTADLNAGLILGKGGRSKKPTTIVTDTGRIERHIIPLIGARRVKDLTKADINKVLKDIMAGKTRVAVKTKKLRGKAIVRGGAGTATRTVGLLGGILTYAVDAGIIEVNPAHGIKKPKDNVRNRRLTEAEYRTLGQMLRDAAANEKYAMTVDIIRQIALTGCRRSEMISLMWIEADTDASCMRLVDSKEGESIRPIGLPVVEYLEERRKTAAGTYVFPGQGEDNAFGSFPNHWEQIFNDSPLAGVTPHVLRHSFASIANDLGFTEVTIAALVGHSKGSVTSKYIHTLDTALIMAADTISGYINGLLEGIEFKQTAYALDRDSRRAALDLFLSKAVGEPANEAEDEERRLAA, encoded by the coding sequence ATGGCAAAGCTGACCAAGCGGATCGTGGATGCTGCCGATGTCCGCGAGAAGGACTATTTCATCTGGGACGACGAACTGCCCGGCTTCGGCCTCCGCGTGTTCGCTTCCGGCAAACGCAGCTACCTCATTCAATATCGCGCTGCTGGACGCACGCGACGCTACACCATCGGCCTGCATGGCGTGTGGACGCCAGAGACAGCCCGGCAAGAAGCGAAGGTCCAACTGGGTCGCGTCGCGCGCGGAGACAACCCTTCCGAGGAACGTCAGCTCGATCACAAGGCCATCACGGTCAAGGAGCTTTGCGCTCTCTATACCGCCGACCTGAACGCTGGCCTCATCCTGGGTAAGGGCGGGAGATCGAAAAAGCCGACCACCATCGTCACCGACACTGGCCGTATCGAGCGACACATCATCCCGCTGATCGGCGCACGCCGCGTCAAGGATCTCACCAAGGCCGACATCAACAAAGTCTTGAAGGACATCATGGCCGGCAAGACGCGCGTCGCCGTCAAGACGAAGAAGCTGCGAGGAAAGGCCATTGTTCGTGGTGGCGCGGGCACGGCCACGCGCACCGTCGGCCTATTGGGCGGAATCCTCACCTACGCTGTCGATGCTGGGATCATCGAGGTCAATCCGGCGCACGGCATCAAGAAGCCCAAGGACAATGTTCGGAATCGTCGGCTGACCGAGGCGGAGTATCGCACCCTCGGGCAAATGCTTCGCGATGCCGCGGCGAACGAAAAATACGCCATGACCGTGGACATCATCCGGCAGATCGCGCTCACCGGCTGCCGCCGCTCGGAAATGATCTCGCTAATGTGGATCGAGGCTGACACCGACGCGAGTTGCATGCGCCTGGTGGACAGCAAGGAAGGTGAGTCCATTCGTCCAATCGGATTGCCCGTCGTCGAGTATCTGGAGGAACGGCGCAAGACCGCAGCGGGCACCTATGTCTTCCCAGGTCAGGGCGAGGACAATGCGTTCGGCAGCTTCCCGAACCATTGGGAACAGATTTTCAACGACAGCCCGCTCGCCGGCGTCACGCCGCACGTCCTGCGTCACAGCTTTGCCAGCATCGCCAACGATCTCGGTTTCACCGAGGTGACGATCGCGGCGCTCGTCGGCCATTCCAAGGGCTCGGTGACGAGCAAATACATTCACACGCTCGACACTGCGCTCATCATGGCGGCCGACACGATCTCGGGCTACATCAACGGGCTGCTTGAGGGCATCGAATTCAAGCAGACGGCCTACGCGCTGGATCGCGATTCCCGGCGCGCTGCACTCGATCTCTTCCTGAGCAAAGCGGTGGGAGAGCCGGCGAACGAAGCGGAGGACGAGGAGCGTCGTCTGGCTGCCTGA
- a CDS encoding DUF3800 domain-containing protein, which translates to MTDDSKHPSSSVAVDRYFLDESGHSGDLASAKAPDFAGQPFFALACVGAADAALLAAELDRLRVHYACGEGELKSTKLGKKLTPIAGELITFLGRHRWPLFVKLVDKRFFVAIHIVNHLLCGSYGLDDVDMASRNMIAEFLSDEDSDAVLLAYINACETLSVTSVAAVIDLLWDWLDRSDAEIARTAQMLTMFARDRVRKSSAKAEEFLPIADESATGKKVWMLPNLQCLTNIYARLNQSRPASLDGAQLVHDGQMQYAKVLEDSKTLMEQLAAEAALPIVPFADYRLRGRGDLIFATGKIEPCLQAADILAGCAMRFARDGKARKGRIEKPLREVFHRMIDAGNPMQATGINLVMSTRLLEALGVPHIPADFADRMFS; encoded by the coding sequence ATGACCGACGACAGCAAACACCCATCATCGAGCGTTGCTGTAGACCGCTATTTCCTCGACGAAAGCGGCCATAGCGGCGATCTAGCCTCGGCGAAAGCGCCCGATTTCGCTGGGCAACCATTCTTCGCGCTGGCCTGTGTCGGCGCTGCGGATGCTGCGCTGTTGGCCGCGGAGCTGGATCGGCTGCGTGTGCATTACGCCTGCGGTGAAGGCGAGCTGAAATCGACCAAGTTGGGAAAGAAGCTGACGCCAATCGCGGGTGAGCTGATCACCTTCCTTGGCCGGCATCGATGGCCGCTCTTCGTGAAGCTGGTGGACAAGCGGTTCTTCGTCGCGATCCACATCGTTAACCACCTGCTTTGCGGCTCCTACGGACTCGATGATGTCGACATGGCGAGCCGCAATATGATCGCCGAGTTCCTCTCGGACGAGGATTCCGACGCGGTGCTGCTGGCCTATATTAACGCCTGCGAGACACTCTCGGTGACATCCGTGGCGGCCGTCATCGATCTGCTCTGGGACTGGCTGGATCGCTCCGACGCCGAGATCGCCCGAACCGCACAGATGCTGACGATGTTCGCGCGGGACCGCGTGCGGAAATCGTCGGCGAAGGCCGAGGAATTTCTGCCAATCGCTGATGAGTCAGCCACCGGGAAGAAGGTTTGGATGCTGCCCAACCTCCAGTGCCTCACGAACATCTACGCTCGTCTCAACCAGTCCCGCCCTGCGAGCCTCGACGGCGCCCAACTCGTTCACGACGGGCAGATGCAGTACGCAAAGGTACTCGAGGACTCCAAGACGCTCATGGAGCAACTCGCGGCTGAGGCGGCTCTGCCGATCGTTCCGTTCGCCGACTATCGTTTGCGAGGGCGTGGCGATCTCATCTTTGCGACAGGGAAGATCGAACCCTGCCTCCAGGCAGCCGACATCCTTGCGGGCTGCGCGATGCGTTTCGCGCGGGACGGCAAGGCGCGGAAGGGGCGCATCGAAAAGCCGCTCCGCGAGGTCTTCCACCGGATGATCGACGCCGGCAACCCGATGCAAGCGACTGGCATCAACCTGGTGATGAGCACCCGCCTGCTCGAAGCGCTGGGTGTTCCGCATATCCCGGCGGACTTCGCGGATCGGATGTTCTCCTAG
- a CDS encoding SEC-C metal-binding domain-containing protein, protein MTNYSYRAARPPRSRTKVGRNQRCQCQSDRNFKQCHGR, encoded by the coding sequence TTGACGAACTACTCGTATCGAGCGGCGCGGCCCCCACGAAGTCGAACCAAGGTCGGTCGAAACCAGCGGTGTCAGTGCCAGTCAGACCGGAACTTCAAGCAGTGTCACGGCCGATGA
- a CDS encoding competence protein CoiA: MLTAVMPVENTPHWRHKAGDCDPWSEPEGPWHLGWKELFDMACREIALRDPATGELHRADVLVGSGTPRATVLELQHSSISEDERNAREAFYRRGHRMFWLVHIHSESSFLGTYFGMSLDFKSRVVNLDGKEFAIMRWMGPNKQFIEKWKRAAAHVFFHAGPYIFYLAGPGVAARLGSPLKRGEFALCALTRDEFLRAVRWEDGAA; encoded by the coding sequence TTGCTCACCGCTGTCATGCCTGTCGAGAACACGCCCCATTGGCGGCACAAGGCGGGTGACTGCGATCCTTGGAGCGAGCCCGAGGGGCCTTGGCACCTCGGCTGGAAAGAACTTTTCGACATGGCGTGCCGTGAGATCGCTTTGCGCGATCCGGCGACCGGAGAATTGCATCGCGCCGATGTTCTGGTCGGTAGCGGCACCCCCAGGGCGACGGTGCTGGAGCTGCAGCACTCCTCAATCAGCGAGGACGAGCGCAACGCGCGGGAAGCTTTTTATCGCCGCGGGCATCGGATGTTCTGGCTGGTCCACATCCATAGCGAAAGCTCGTTCCTGGGAACCTATTTCGGCATGTCGCTCGATTTCAAATCGCGTGTCGTCAATCTCGACGGCAAGGAATTCGCGATCATGCGGTGGATGGGACCGAACAAGCAGTTCATTGAGAAATGGAAGCGCGCTGCTGCCCACGTCTTCTTCCATGCCGGTCCATACATCTTCTACCTCGCCGGTCCTGGCGTGGCCGCCCGCCTCGGCAGTCCATTGAAGCGTGGCGAGTTCGCCCTTTGCGCTCTGACACGCGATGAGTTTTTGCGGGCCGTCCGCTGGGAGGATGGTGCTGCTTGA